The window TACCATGTTATATTACAAGAACAAATCCTCAAACCCATGCGATTATCAATAAAAATCTGGACCGCTCTCCACTTTACACAGGCCGGATTATTGGCATCGGTCCCCGGTATTGTCCCTCAATCGAAACAAAGGTGGTAAGATTCCCAGATCGTAATTCCCATATTGTCTTTGTTGAACCTGAAGGATACGACTCAGGTGAATACTATCTCAATGGTCTTTCCACTTCCTTACCTTATGATGTCCAGGTGGATATCCTCCATTCAATAACAGGTCTGGAGCAAGCAATAATCACCCGACCGGGTTATGCGGTTGAATATGATTTTGTTTATCCTATTCAATTATATCCGACCCTGGAGACAAAATTGATAAAAAACCTTTTCTGCGCCGGTCAGATAAATGGCACTTCGGGCTATGAAGAGGCCGCAGCCCAGGGTTTTGTGGCTGGAATAAATGCAGTGCGGAAATTGAAAGGTGAAACTCCATTTATCCTGAAAAGGTATGAAGCATATATAGGGGTATTGATTGACGATCTGGTCACCAAAAATACCTTAGAGCCTTACCGGATGTTCACCTCCCTTGCCGAGCATAGATTACTTCTGCGCATTGACAATGTCTATGACCGATTGATGCATTATGGCGTGGAATTCGGACTGGTGAATAGAGAATTCTATGAAAGAACAATGGAAGAAAGGAAAAAGATTGATGAAACAATTTGCACTTTGAAAAAGACGATCGTCAAACCAGAAACTATTAATCCCCTGCTTTTGAGTCGGAATGAAACACCATTAACCGAAACAATTGGGGGGACGAGCTTGTTTCAAATCCTAAAAAGACCAAATATCCACTGGTCAGATATTAAAGATTTCTTATCTAATTCATTAACGGAAAGAATATGGTTTAGGACCGAGATTGAAGTAAAATATGAGGGGTATATAAAACGCGAAGAAGAATTAATTGAAAGATTGAAAAAAATGGAGAATGTAACAATCCCTGAAGACTTTGATTTCAATAGTGTTCCCGGAATTTCTAATGAAGCAAAGTCAAAGTTAAATGAAGCCCGACCAAGTAATTTAGACCAGGCCTCAAGGATTCAGGGTATTGGTCCGGTGGATATCATCCTGTTGCTCATGCATCTGCGCAGGAAAGGAGCATGACCGTGTATGAGGAGATAGTTGATTATCTACATACTAAGATGTTTATTGTAGAGTCCGTTCCTCTGGGGACGAATTTAATCTTTTTTGGACGTTTATATGAACCACTGGAGAAGAATATCGAAGATATAAAGGCATTTTGTAAAGAACGCGGCTACACGCCGTTTTTTAGCCAGGAAGGAATACACCACAAAGTGATGATGGGAATAATGCCTGAATTCACGGAGAAACCAAAAATCTGGCTAAATGTGCTGCTTTTCGTGGCTACCATTTTCACTACACTCCTTGCCGGTTCATTTAATAGCGGCGGGAATCCCTTACAAAACTTCGCTGATATTTTACTCGGTGTTCCTTTCTCTTTCTCCCTCATGGCAATATTGACCTGCCATGAACTCGGACATTACTTTGTCTCTAAAA of the candidate division WOR-3 bacterium genome contains:
- the mnmG gene encoding tRNA uridine-5-carboxymethylaminomethyl(34) synthesis enzyme MnmG — encoded protein: MSYSESFDIIVVGGGHAGIEASLVSARSGFHTLLLTLNIDNIGQMSCNPSIGGLAKGHLVKEVDALGGEIGFLADRTCVQFRMLNRSKGPAVWSPRTQNDRARYKQEAQHVLTNQKNLVIKQEEVIEILTENGHVKGIRTGIGNEYFCRALILTTGTFLNGLMHIGLETYPGGRLGEPKAGNLSESLKRIGFNLGRLKTGTSPRVAKNSVDISRMDIQKGEEPIEPYSYRTVNLGIEQLPCYITRTNPQTHAIINKNLDRSPLYTGRIIGIGPRYCPSIETKVVRFPDRNSHIVFVEPEGYDSGEYYLNGLSTSLPYDVQVDILHSITGLEQAIITRPGYAVEYDFVYPIQLYPTLETKLIKNLFCAGQINGTSGYEEAAAQGFVAGINAVRKLKGETPFILKRYEAYIGVLIDDLVTKNTLEPYRMFTSLAEHRLLLRIDNVYDRLMHYGVEFGLVNREFYERTMEERKKIDETICTLKKTIVKPETINPLLLSRNETPLTETIGGTSLFQILKRPNIHWSDIKDFLSNSLTERIWFRTEIEVKYEGYIKREEELIERLKKMENVTIPEDFDFNSVPGISNEAKSKLNEARPSNLDQASRIQGIGPVDIILLLMHLRRKGA